A stretch of Physeter macrocephalus isolate SW-GA chromosome 6, ASM283717v5, whole genome shotgun sequence DNA encodes these proteins:
- the C1RL gene encoding complement C1r subcomponent-like protein isoform X2: MPGLRVGELSLGKPHSTRCPGNTPQATAMWSHLPSPTPGWWLLLWGVLQACPTQGSVLLAQPLPQKLTSPGYPEPYVKGQESSTDMEAPEGFAVRLVFQDFDLEPSPGCDLDSVTITASGMDPSRFCGQQGSLLGSPPGQREFVSSGNSLRLTFRAPASEDRTPGVHKGFLALYQAVGMNQSQPISQASGDPEAINTPGDDSTEIQSHCQEPYYQAMPAVCGRPVIPIAQNGEPVGASRAEPGTFPWQALTSIYGRGGGALLGDRWILTAAHTVYPKDGTFLGKSRRAEVFLGHTDVDELLELGGHPVRRVVVHPDYRPDQTHDFHGDIALLELRHSVPLGPHLLPVCLPDRKALYRPGLVGYVSGFGVESGWLTTELKYSRLPVAPRAACEAWLREKRRSEVFSGGMFCAGDSTRPQSVCQGDSGGAYVVWDDRARRWVATGIVSWGIGCGKGYGFYTKVLDYVDWIRGVMGGKDDPGLRSRGSHRGAQTGEGWVEA; the protein is encoded by the exons ATGCCCGGGCTCAGAGTGGGGGAACTGTCTCTGGGGAAGCCCCATTCCACTCGCTGCCCAGGCAACAC GCCCCAGGCCACAGCCATGTGGTCCCATCTGCCCTCGCCCACCCCCGGGTGGTGGCTGCTCCTCTGGGGAGTCCTCCAGGCTTGCCCCACGCAGGGCTCCGTGCTCTTGGCCCAGCCGCTGCCCCAGAAGCTGACGTCCCCCGGGTACCCGGAACCGTATGTCAAAGGCCAAGAGAGCTCCACGGACATGGAGGCTCCAGAGGGCTTTGCCGTGAGGCTTGTCTTCCAGGACTTCGACCTGGAGCCGTCCCCGGGCTGTGATCTGGACTCCGTCACG ATCACAGCCAGTGGAATGGATCCCAGCCGGTTCTGTGGGCAGCAGGGCTCCCTGCTGGGCAGCCCCCCTGGTCAGAGGGAGTTTGTGTCCTCAGGGAACAGTTTGCGGCTGACCTTCCGTGCACCCGCCTCCGAGGACAGGACCCCGGGCGTCCACAAGGGCTTCCTGGCCCTCTACCAAGCCGTGG GTATGAATCAAAGTCAGCCCATCAGCCAGGCCAGTGGGGACCCTGAGGCCATCAACACACCTGGAGACGACTCCACTGAGATCCAGAGCCACTGCCAGGAGCCCTACTATCAGGCTATGCCCGCAG TCTGCGGGCGGCCGGTCATCCCCATCGCCCAGAACGGGGAGCCCGTTGGTGCCTCCAGGGCTGAGCCGGGCACCTTCCCCTGGCAGGCCTTGACCAGCATCTACGGCCGAGGCGGCGGGGCCCTGCTGGGCGACAGGTGGATCCTCACCGCTGCCCACACCGTCTACCCCAAGGACGGCACCTTCCTCGGGAAGAGCCGGCGCGCGGAGGTGTTCCTGGGCCACACGGACGTCGACGAGCTGCTGGAGCTGGGCGGCCACCCGGTGCGCCGCGTGGTCGTGCACCCAGACTACCGCCCGGACCAGACCCACGACTTCCACGGCGACATCGCCCTCCTGGAGCTGCGGCACAGCGTCCCCCTGGGCCCCCACCTCCTGCCGGTCTGCCTGCCCGACCGCAAGGCCCTGTACCGCCCGGGCCTGGTGGGCTACGTCAGTGGCTTCGGCGTGGAGAGCGGCTGGTTGACCACGGAGCTGAAATACTCCCGGCTGCCCGTGGCCCCGAGGGCGGCCTGCGAGGCCTGGCTCCGAGAGAAGCGGAGGAGCGAGGTGTTCTCCGGCGGCATGTTCTGCGCCGGGGACAGCACGCGGCCGCAGAGTGTCTGCCAGGGGGACAGTGGTGGTGCCTACGTGGTGTGGGACGATCGTGCCCGTCGCTGGGTGGCCACGGGCATCGTATCCTGGGGCATTGGGTGTGGCAAGGGGTACGGCTTCTACACCAAAGTGCTCGACTACGTGGACTGGATCAGGGGAGTGATGGGCGGGAAGGATGACCCCGGgctgcggagcaggggctcccaCCGGGGAGCCCAGACGGGAGAGGGTTGGGTGGAGGCCTGA
- the C1RL gene encoding complement C1r subcomponent-like protein isoform X1: protein MPGLRVGELSLGKPHSTRCPGNTPQATAMWSHLPSPTPGWWLLLWGVLQACPTQGSVLLAQPLPQKLTSPGYPEPYVKGQESSTDMEAPEGFAVRLVFQDFDLEPSPGCDLDSVTITASGMDPSRFCGQQGSLLGSPPGQREFVSSGNSLRLTFRAPASEDRTPGVHKGFLALYQAVGMNQSQPISQASGDPEAINTPGDDSTEIQSHCQEPYYQAMPAGTLTCTVQVPWKLTQEREEVPRCVPVCGRPVIPIAQNGEPVGASRAEPGTFPWQALTSIYGRGGGALLGDRWILTAAHTVYPKDGTFLGKSRRAEVFLGHTDVDELLELGGHPVRRVVVHPDYRPDQTHDFHGDIALLELRHSVPLGPHLLPVCLPDRKALYRPGLVGYVSGFGVESGWLTTELKYSRLPVAPRAACEAWLREKRRSEVFSGGMFCAGDSTRPQSVCQGDSGGAYVVWDDRARRWVATGIVSWGIGCGKGYGFYTKVLDYVDWIRGVMGGKDDPGLRSRGSHRGAQTGEGWVEA from the exons ATGCCCGGGCTCAGAGTGGGGGAACTGTCTCTGGGGAAGCCCCATTCCACTCGCTGCCCAGGCAACAC GCCCCAGGCCACAGCCATGTGGTCCCATCTGCCCTCGCCCACCCCCGGGTGGTGGCTGCTCCTCTGGGGAGTCCTCCAGGCTTGCCCCACGCAGGGCTCCGTGCTCTTGGCCCAGCCGCTGCCCCAGAAGCTGACGTCCCCCGGGTACCCGGAACCGTATGTCAAAGGCCAAGAGAGCTCCACGGACATGGAGGCTCCAGAGGGCTTTGCCGTGAGGCTTGTCTTCCAGGACTTCGACCTGGAGCCGTCCCCGGGCTGTGATCTGGACTCCGTCACG ATCACAGCCAGTGGAATGGATCCCAGCCGGTTCTGTGGGCAGCAGGGCTCCCTGCTGGGCAGCCCCCCTGGTCAGAGGGAGTTTGTGTCCTCAGGGAACAGTTTGCGGCTGACCTTCCGTGCACCCGCCTCCGAGGACAGGACCCCGGGCGTCCACAAGGGCTTCCTGGCCCTCTACCAAGCCGTGG GTATGAATCAAAGTCAGCCCATCAGCCAGGCCAGTGGGGACCCTGAGGCCATCAACACACCTGGAGACGACTCCACTGAGATCCAGAGCCACTGCCAGGAGCCCTACTATCAGGCTATGCCCGCAG GGACACTCACCTGCACCGTCCAGGTGCCCTGGAAGCTGACACAGGAAAGGGAGGAGGTTCCTCGCTGTGTGCCTG TCTGCGGGCGGCCGGTCATCCCCATCGCCCAGAACGGGGAGCCCGTTGGTGCCTCCAGGGCTGAGCCGGGCACCTTCCCCTGGCAGGCCTTGACCAGCATCTACGGCCGAGGCGGCGGGGCCCTGCTGGGCGACAGGTGGATCCTCACCGCTGCCCACACCGTCTACCCCAAGGACGGCACCTTCCTCGGGAAGAGCCGGCGCGCGGAGGTGTTCCTGGGCCACACGGACGTCGACGAGCTGCTGGAGCTGGGCGGCCACCCGGTGCGCCGCGTGGTCGTGCACCCAGACTACCGCCCGGACCAGACCCACGACTTCCACGGCGACATCGCCCTCCTGGAGCTGCGGCACAGCGTCCCCCTGGGCCCCCACCTCCTGCCGGTCTGCCTGCCCGACCGCAAGGCCCTGTACCGCCCGGGCCTGGTGGGCTACGTCAGTGGCTTCGGCGTGGAGAGCGGCTGGTTGACCACGGAGCTGAAATACTCCCGGCTGCCCGTGGCCCCGAGGGCGGCCTGCGAGGCCTGGCTCCGAGAGAAGCGGAGGAGCGAGGTGTTCTCCGGCGGCATGTTCTGCGCCGGGGACAGCACGCGGCCGCAGAGTGTCTGCCAGGGGGACAGTGGTGGTGCCTACGTGGTGTGGGACGATCGTGCCCGTCGCTGGGTGGCCACGGGCATCGTATCCTGGGGCATTGGGTGTGGCAAGGGGTACGGCTTCTACACCAAAGTGCTCGACTACGTGGACTGGATCAGGGGAGTGATGGGCGGGAAGGATGACCCCGGgctgcggagcaggggctcccaCCGGGGAGCCCAGACGGGAGAGGGTTGGGTGGAGGCCTGA